Sequence from the Fulvivirga ligni genome:
TTAAACTTCAGTTTTGGGTAAAACACTTCGGTCTCTTTAAAATTGACATTGAGTATGGAAAGCAGAGTTTCAGGGTCTATGGTAAAATGTGTTACAACAAATACCGAATCTCCGGCTGTAAATCTCAAATATTGGTACAATTCAAATGGTCTTTGAGCGGTCCTGGCTCGTACCAGCTCCACCTGACTAATTTGCGATTTTTGGAACTCAAGCGTCTTTCCCTTCTTATCGATGGTAAGCACTTTAGATTTAGGGTTGTATTTAATAACCTGTTCACTATCATTTTTCCAATACTTAAAATTCAACAGCAACTTAGGTAAGATGGCAAGAAACAAAATAGCCGACATCACCAGAAACATTATCGGGGCAAAAAAATCGTGAGAGCCATCTACTATTAAATAGATAACCGGAACGATCATGATTAATAATGGTGTATATAGGTTCAGCTTGTTGTAATTCAGCCTAATCTCAATATCATCTGTTACTTCATCCTCAAGGGGAAATAACTTGAGCAAGTTCTTAAGTTCGCCTTGATAAAATTCACTGATACAATCCTCCACGGAAATACCATGTACCCGTTCTAAAATATTATTAGAAATAAAAAGCTCTCCATATTTCAAATTGCACCTGTAATGAACTAAAAAGCCTGAATCATCTGTAGCTGATATGGAAAGATAATTACTGTCCGTTTTGAAGAAAAATATGGTAGGCGCTGTAGTCGATCGGTCAGACTCAATGAGTTTAAGAACTCCTTCAAATTGATCCTGCCAAGGGAAGGCATTGAATAAATCCATGGCCTTAAGAAAATCCACAGTTCCATTTTCTTCATTAATCTCTTCAGGGTCGAAGTTAAAGTATTGATAACCGAAAGTGATTGGCATTTATGATTTGATTTTTACTAAAATATTGATGATGAATAGCCGTTACTTTTTCACATTATGAAGATTACTTTCTTCAATAATTCTGGTAATCTCATCGATGTTTTTAAAATTTTGGCCGAAGGCAGTTAATCTTGGACCTTTATTGATATCGTTAATACTATTAATCAATATTCCTTCTGCAGAATGTCTGATTGTGATGTTCTGGCCCCATGATTGATTAACAAACCCAGGGTTAGTTTTTAGTATAACCTCATGGTTGGTTTGAGAATATATGGTCCACTTATTTTCAAGAGCAATCTTCTTCACTAATTGTTTGAATGACTCTTGGGGAATGGAAATATCCTCCAACTTAAACTCTAACTTACCTTTTTGAATCATATAAATAAAAACGGCAGGGATGAAGGAAAATAAGTCCTGGAATTAAAAGAGAATATGACCACTCTTGCACATTGATGATTGTGAGTACAATCATAGCCAAGCACATTATGGCACATAGTAGCGCCTCACTAAAATATATTACCTGATCCAAAGGTTTTAATTTTACAAATTTTTGGGACATGGGCTATTTATTATAAAAGCTAATTTACATCATAGAATTTATAGACCTAATTCCATTTTGAAGGAATATCAACCTGCCACTCTGCCATCTCTACACCCGAAACTGAAGATTCCATACTGGTAGCTGAACTTTGACTTTCTATTGAGCCGGTCAAGTGCCAGTTATATCCTATTAACTGACTTCTGCGAATTACTTCAAACATCAGTTCTTCTTTTGAATTACAGTTAATTAGTAAGGTAAAATTTCCTATCCACCTTTTAGACTCCCAATGAGCTTCATATTTCACCTCTAAATCAGGTTGATTCAATTTCATCAAAATTTGATTCAGTATTCCACGACACTTCACCTCACTTTTAGCATTTGTCCATACTCTCCAAAATGACTCTTCCATTCCCAATAATAATAATTAAACTTTATCACTCATAACCTGGAATATTCAAACCTAAAATAATATCCCTGTGAGCGGTCCAAATATCATCTTCCATGGTCAGCTTTATAATTCCTGAGCCGCCTCTATTCTCCTGAGACAGTCTTTCTTGTTTAGTAAGTAAAGGGTCACTGTTAAAGAGGTAGCTATCAATATAATAAGGTACGGTTCCTGGTTCTTTTAAGTAAATATGAATGTGCTCAGGTTCTTGTGCTTTAGGATAGGCCGCTGGTCTGAAGGTATAAAATGTAAACTTGCCATCACGGCCTGTTTTTAACCAGCCACGATATTGCCCATGGCGTATCTCCCATCCTTTCGGATTTGCACTGGGCTCATAATAACCCTTCCTGCTCACATGATATAGGTAGAGTATCACTCCGTTGGCTGGGGTTTTTCCATCTTTATGAAAAACGGTGCCTTTGATCTTTATTTTTGGGTCATTATCCATAAATCCTGGCAGGGTATCCACGGCCTGAGGTGATGGGTTCAGGATTTTATAATCCATAAGTGCCTCACAGTCTTCACATGGCCCACCCACCTGCTTGCTCTGTGCGTGAACAATACTCTGGGCGATAATAAATGACATAGCTAAAAGGAATAGTTTCATAGTCTTTCTTTTTAAGTGATAATTTTACTTTCATCACTAATGTAAAGAGCTAAAACAGACCTAGTGACTGCTAATTTATAACCTGAGTAGTTTGCCTTATAACCTGATGGATTGGTGCAGAATGTCCTTCAATGTTTTGGCATAGTTCCTACTTAGTCGCACAGTTTCACCACATTTTAAAGTCAGATCATAGTCGCCGTTACCGCGAGACTTTGAACTTTCTATTTGATGAATATTGACAATAGTAGATTTATGGATCCGCAGAAAATTTTCAGGAAGTACATTGATTATATTTTTCAAGCTATCCAGCACCACATACTTTTTGTCTGCAGTAAATACTTCCAAATAAGGTCCATCTGAACATATTCTATTTATCTGATGCGTTTCCACTAATGTAGTTTTGCTACCTTGTTTTACCGGGAGCGTATCAAAATTATTGCTCCGAACATCATCGCTCCCAGGCTTAGTAGACTTAGTACGAAAATGATCATACACTACCGTGAATAGAATATAAAACGTGAGTGCTAAATATAATCGGGTGGACAGTTTTTGGGTAATCAGGCCTAAGAAAGACCAGGGCGTATCACTGATTCCATATGAAAGCAGGTGAAGTAATAGTGAAAAAGCCAACAGGTGCAGCACTGTAATTAAGATAATTGCTATTGCTTTGGCGAATACCGTATACCTACTCTTTAACCTCCACACCTCTTTCAAACTTAGCATCAAATACGAAAAAGGTATAAATAGCAACCAAAATAACTTGTATGACAATGACTGCGAAATAAAAAAGCTACTGCCATGCAACATGGATGTGACATAATCCTGAGCCAACTCCAGCACCGCCAATAGAGACACTACCATGGTAAGTCCGTAAAGCACCCGATCACGGCTGACCTGTTTAGCAGAGATAGCAAATAAGTTGGTAAGAGATATGTTTAGAAGGCTTTTCATAGCGCATCTAAATTTAAGGATCTAAATCAGATTAGGTGTGGTTATTTGCCAATTTTCATCACGATAGTTCGGGTGAGCCATACAAGGGCCACTGTTACTGCTAATGCT
This genomic interval carries:
- a CDS encoding intradiol ring-cleavage dioxygenase — encoded protein: MKLFLLAMSFIIAQSIVHAQSKQVGGPCEDCEALMDYKILNPSPQAVDTLPGFMDNDPKIKIKGTVFHKDGKTPANGVILYLYHVSRKGYYEPSANPKGWEIRHGQYRGWLKTGRDGKFTFYTFRPAAYPKAQEPEHIHIYLKEPGTVPYYIDSYLFNSDPLLTKQERLSQENRGGSGIIKLTMEDDIWTAHRDIILGLNIPGYE
- a CDS encoding LytR/AlgR family response regulator transcription factor, producing the protein MKSLLNISLTNLFAISAKQVSRDRVLYGLTMVVSLLAVLELAQDYVTSMLHGSSFFISQSLSYKLFWLLFIPFSYLMLSLKEVWRLKSRYTVFAKAIAIILITVLHLLAFSLLLHLLSYGISDTPWSFLGLITQKLSTRLYLALTFYILFTVVYDHFRTKSTKPGSDDVRSNNFDTLPVKQGSKTTLVETHQINRICSDGPYLEVFTADKKYVVLDSLKNIINVLPENFLRIHKSTIVNIHQIESSKSRGNGDYDLTLKCGETVRLSRNYAKTLKDILHQSIRL